One region of Pangasianodon hypophthalmus isolate fPanHyp1 chromosome 15, fPanHyp1.pri, whole genome shotgun sequence genomic DNA includes:
- the c15h18orf54 gene encoding lung adenoma susceptibility protein 2 has product MASVDGVPSPESTVTSLLASSGRLRSSLHPEPLHTIRYKDRHYESASDALDAYIADFQSSVSSVGQLELPQEQSTPRLLRSGYRNRDVLKESLTDQELDFLKLPTASKRRESDHISMTTDDLLLLPVDGSLPVTRTSAFLSRLERSRLGHSANLSAWSRSGPAEAPNKSSDCSSASRTLCVDDLLMGSLKFKHGSLHSNSKSTKTNKQRSVSSHHLPRWMTSCKSEMAFSGLTSIPDLKYPAWLEEYDVNVRPQNVPAWVNKLEQNTDESHEELKGQENLIGQTADNGEPFRDDKIGSLIQRAEDVLKSPSLGFCSSGKEQRGSPGNTEELLEAERSWDNPPVTFKSPVPVGCTDEQITADESQTDTKEKSLGSFSSGYSSRKHPGPVEALKQMLFSLQAVEQRVTQQKDEIQNISSRPVSNPLVQIENHDNDEVPQPGIEDYDLAPGGQSLKRALHHLGRLKNLVDEMNERRSIEKKEGGV; this is encoded by the exons ATGGCGTCTGTAGATGGTGTCCCATCTCCGGAGTCGACCGTCACTTCGTTGCTAGCCAGTTCAGGACGACTGAGAAGCTCTTTGCACCCCGAGCCACTTCACACTATCAGATACAAAGACCGGCATTATGAGTCCGCCTCTGATGCTCTGGACGCTTACATCGCTGATTTTCAATCCTCTGTGTCGTCGGTGGGGCAGCTGGAGCTTCCGCAGGAGCAGAGCACACCTCGCCTGCTGCGCTCAGGATACAGAAACAGAGATG TGCTAAAAGAAAGCCTTACAGACCAAGAGTTGGACTTCTTGAAGCTTCCCACTGCTTCAAAACGCAGAGAATCAGACCACATCAGCATGACCACAGATGATCTGCTGCTACTTCCTGTTGACGGTTCTCTTCCTGTGACCCGCACTTCAGCTTTTCTCTCTCGATTAGAACGTTCCAGGCTAGGGCACAGCGCCAACTTGAGTGCCTGGTCTCGATCCGGGCCTGCTGAAGCCCCAAATAAGTCATCAGATTGTTCTTCTGCATCAAGAACTCTGTGTGTGGATGATTTACTGATGGGAAGTTTGAAATTTAAGCATGGATCTCTGCACTCCAACTCCAAAtccacaaaaacaaataaacaacgcTCTGTTTCATCCCATCATCTTCCAAGATGGATGACCAGTTGCAAGTCAGAGATGGCATTTTCTGGTTTGACTAGCATTCCTGATCTGAAGTACCCGGCCTGGCTGGAGGAATATGACGTTAATGTTAGGCCTCAGAATGTTCCAGCGTGGGTCAACAAGCTGGAGCAGAACACTGATGAAAGTCATGAGGAGCTGAAAGGTCAAGAGAACCTCATAGGTCAAACTGCTGATAATGGAGAACCTTTCAGAG ATGATAAGATCGGCTCACTTATTCAAAGGGCGGAGGATGTGCTGAAGTCCCCTTCATTAGGTTTCTGTAGTTCAGGTAAAGAGCAGCGTGGCAGTCCAGGAAACACAGAGGAGCTTTTAGAGGCTGAGCGCTCATGGGACAATCCTCCGGTAACATT TAAGTCTCCAGTACCAGTAGGCTGCACTGATGAACAAATAACTGCTGATgaatctcagacagacacaaaagagaag TCTTTAGGTTCCTTCTCTTCAGGCTACAGCAGCAGGAAACACCCTGGTCCGGTTGAAGCCCTCAAACAGATGCTGTTTAGCCTCCAGGCTGTGGAGCAGAGAGTAACACAACAAAAAGatgaaatacaaaacatttccaGCAGACCTGTCTCAAATCCACTAGTACAGATAGAGAACCATGACAATGATGAG